From the Flavimarina sp. Hel_I_48 genome, one window contains:
- a CDS encoding porin family protein, whose protein sequence is MKFTYLLILFMCSLAPVYSQQTIKDSVIDNKYREDQFYLAITFNLLVDKPDGISQNGFSGGLHFGYIRDMPINKRRNLSIGLGAGLSMNTYNENLFIGELENEETVFQVLGPGLDYNKNWLSTYQIEVPLQFRWRTSTADTYNFWRIYSGLQLGYIYAYKANFEQPGNQVIQTDIPELERYRVGATFAFGYASFNFYFYYSLEPFFKNAYTVENQTIELNAFKLGLIFYIL, encoded by the coding sequence ATGAAATTTACGTATCTGTTGATTTTGTTTATGTGTTCGTTGGCCCCGGTGTACAGCCAGCAAACTATAAAAGATTCCGTTATTGACAACAAATACCGGGAAGATCAGTTTTATCTAGCGATTACCTTCAATCTGCTCGTTGACAAACCTGATGGCATATCTCAGAATGGTTTTAGCGGCGGTCTTCATTTTGGTTATATACGCGATATGCCAATCAATAAGAGACGCAATTTATCTATAGGATTAGGTGCCGGACTTTCAATGAATACTTATAATGAGAATCTTTTTATAGGTGAGCTGGAAAATGAAGAGACTGTTTTTCAGGTTTTAGGCCCAGGTCTGGATTATAATAAAAATTGGCTTTCTACGTATCAAATTGAAGTACCGCTGCAATTTCGATGGCGCACCTCAACAGCAGACACGTATAATTTTTGGAGAATCTATTCAGGGCTTCAACTAGGCTATATCTATGCGTATAAGGCAAATTTTGAACAACCGGGCAATCAAGTTATACAAACAGACATTCCCGAACTGGAGCGCTACAGGGTGGGTGCGACATTTGCCTTTGGCTATGCCAGCTTTAATTTCTACTTTTATTATAGCCTTGAACCCTTTTTTAAAAATGCGTATACGGTAGAAAATCAGACTATCGAACTAAATGCCTTTAAATTAGGCTTGATTTTCTACATTCTATAA
- a CDS encoding ExbD/TolR family protein, translated as MAKFAKKKSGDLPAVNTASLPDIVFMLLFFFMVATTMRETTLKINNNLPTANQIEKLDKKDLIMYVYAGKPSPRYQSTYGTEAKIQLNDKLADVNDIPGFIYEERATKREELLPLLTTALKVDGDTNMGLVSDIKQHLRDVDALKINYVTKNGNAVEANN; from the coding sequence ATGGCTAAATTTGCAAAAAAGAAAAGTGGTGACCTGCCGGCAGTAAATACGGCTTCACTACCCGATATTGTTTTTATGTTACTTTTTTTCTTTATGGTTGCTACAACAATGCGAGAAACCACTTTGAAAATAAATAACAATTTGCCTACAGCCAATCAGATTGAAAAACTTGATAAAAAAGATCTTATCATGTATGTTTACGCTGGTAAGCCAAGCCCTAGGTATCAAAGTACCTATGGAACCGAAGCAAAAATACAACTGAACGATAAATTAGCTGATGTTAATGATATCCCAGGTTTTATTTACGAGGAGAGAGCTACAAAGCGAGAAGAACTTTTACCATTACTTACCACTGCGCTTAAAGTAGATGGTGATACGAATATGGGCCTAGTTTCAGACATAAAACAACATCTGAGAGATGTAGATGCACTTAAAATTAATTATGTGACTAAAAACGGTAATGCCGTTGAAGCCAATAACTAA
- a CDS encoding ExbD/TolR family protein: MAKRDAPEVNAGSMADIAFLLLIFFLVTTTIETDSGISRKLPPKLDENQPPPPIIKQRNLFVVNVNANDDLLVEEESMDLKDLRAAAVEFLDNGAGTGDDACNYCQGAKDESSSVNPTTAIISLVNNRGTSYKRYISVQNELVAAYNQLRDRESMKMYNVAFTEMENTYNDPGTSSSTKDKLRPKLERIREMFPEKLSEAEPKSN; this comes from the coding sequence ATGGCAAAGAGAGATGCACCAGAGGTGAATGCAGGATCGATGGCAGATATTGCCTTCTTATTGCTTATCTTCTTTCTGGTAACGACGACAATTGAGACAGATAGCGGTATTAGCCGTAAGCTGCCTCCTAAATTAGACGAGAACCAACCGCCACCACCTATTATTAAACAGCGTAATTTATTTGTGGTAAATGTAAATGCCAATGATGATCTTCTTGTTGAAGAAGAATCAATGGATTTAAAAGATTTACGTGCCGCCGCTGTAGAATTTTTGGACAACGGCGCTGGAACAGGTGATGATGCTTGTAATTACTGCCAGGGGGCTAAGGATGAAAGTTCATCTGTGAACCCTACCACGGCAATCATATCCCTGGTTAATAATAGAGGTACATCGTACAAACGGTATATTTCGGTACAAAACGAGCTTGTAGCTGCTTACAATCAGCTGCGTGATAGAGAATCTATGAAAATGTATAATGTCGCATTTACAGAAATGGAGAACACGTACAATGATCCTGGAACTTCGTCAAGCACGAAAGATAAGCTAAGGCCTAAATTAGAGAGAATTAGGGAAATGTTTCCTGAAAAACTTTCTGAGGCTGAACCTAAAAGTAATTAA